The sequence CTTGAACTATGCGGAAGAACGAAGAGCTTCAGGCGCTGAGCTTCTCTGGGAGGGCGAAGAGCCCGACAGTCGGGGCCAGTGGGGCGATGGCTTCTCGGACTGGTTCGTTCGCCTTCTTAAGGCTCGCGATATCTCAGGTACCAAGCTTGGTCTTCATAGCTTCCGCCACAACTTTCAGGACCGCCTCCGCGAGGCAGGCCTTCACGGTACCGCCCTCGGGCAGGAGCTCGCTGGAAGATCCAAAGGAGGTCATACGTCGAACAACTATGGCAGCGGATATCCAACGGCTATGCTCGCCGAGGCCATAGCGAAGATCAGGTACCAGGACCTTCATCTACCCCCTGCGTGAGAGGTCAGCCACCCATGACACATGTCGAAAAGCCTCCGTCCGCCATGGTCCTATGGGCCAGACGTCGCTACGCTTGACGCTGCAGTGATTCCAAAGGGTGAAGCAGGCCCAATATAAGGGACGTCATTAATGGCCACCGTTCAGGCTAATCTATTTGATTTAGAAGTCGAAGAAAACGATGAATATCTGCGTTCGCAGCTGATCACTTACATAGGTAACAAGAGGTCTCTGTTGCCGTTTATCGAAACCGGAATAAATTATGCTAAGAAAAAGCTGGGAAAGGAGAAGATTGATTTTCTCGATCTTTTTTCCGGATCTGGCATAGTAGCTAGGCTTGCTAGGCGGCACGCCCATACGGTGCGATGTAACGACTTAGAGTTGTACAGCCACATTGTTAACAGCTGTTATCAGGCTAATCGGGAAGAAGTTGACGAGGTTGCGCTTCACAACGAAATCTCCCGGGTCCAAGCTCATATAAAGGAAAACTTTGCTCCTGGGTTCATCGCGGAACTCTACGCCCCTGAGGAGGACGACTCCATCAAGCCAGGTGAACGGGTCTTCTATACGAGGCGCAACGCCGTGTTTCTCGACACCTTCTGTCGGGCGATTGAGGACACCCCTGTGGGGCTCAAGCCTTTCATTGTTGCGCCTATTCTCTCGCAAGCCTCCGTGCATGCAAACACCTCTGGTGTCTTCAAGGGCTTTTATAAGAACTCGAAGGGGGTGGGGCAGTTCGGCGGGACCGGTCGAAACGCACTCAGCAGGATCATGCGCGAGATCGAAGTCCGTCCTCCAGTGTTTAGTAACTTCAACTGCAACGCTGTGCTCTATAACGAAGACGCCAATCAGCTAGTGCGCGATCTTGAGTGTGTGGACGTCGCCTATTTTGACCCACCTTACAATCAGCACCCGTACGGCTCGAACTACTTCATGCTCAATCTAATTTGTGACTACCAGAAGCCACAAGAAATAAGCAAAGTGTCCGGTATTCCGACGGGATGGAATAGGTCTAGATATAACAAGCGACAGCATGCTGAAGAAGCGCTATTCGACGCCGTTGAGAGCGTAAATGCAAAGTTTGTCCTCATATCTTACAATTCAGAAGGATTCGTATCGCACGAAAGTTTTCTTTCTGAACTTGTGAAGATCGGTGACGTCAGCGTGATGGATACAAAATATAACACCTTTCGAGGTTGTCGGAACCTGTCGGGGCGAGACATCCATGTCACTGAGTTCTTGTATCTTGTCGACAAGAGGTAGGGGTTATGGCGAGGAAGGCAGATCTTAGGCTTCAGCGAGCCGACACGGTCATAAACACGCGCTCAAAGCGCCAGGAGAAAGCTTTGGATCGCGCGATGCGGCGCGTGGAAGCGGAGCTCTCGAAAAAGTTTCCAGGGATTCAGCTCCATCATGAGACGGAATGGAAGCTAAAGGACGTCGTTGAGCGCCTGCGTCAAAGCTTCCCTGACGTCGACTTCCACTACTTCTTCTCGACGTCAGCAATGAGGCCCGACGGAGGGATACTCTCGATTGTGAGCAAGGAGGGTCACCGGTACCCAATCCTAATTGCAGAGAAAAAGAATCAAGGTACGAATGATCTTCGTGCGCTTGAGGGAAAAAATAAGCAAGCGCGCGGCAATGCGATTGAGAGGCTCGGCAAGAACGTCATCGGTTTTCGAACCGCTATGAACACCGAGGCGATATTTCCATTTGTTTGCTTTGGAGACGGTTGTGATTTCGACGATGACTCATCAATTCTAGACCGTGTTGTTACCATAGCCCAGTTCGGAAAGCTCAACGTAGAACACCTGCATAAGCAAGGCTCTGCGAATGAGTTTGAGAGAGGCACTTTTTATTTCAGAGTGGCGGAATGGACTGAGGATGAGATGGCAATCCTTTCGTTGCAGTTGGCCGAAAAGAGTGTATTTTATTATTACTCTAAGCACGGACAAAATGCATTCGTGTAAGTCGTGATCTTTGATGATTGTAGAAAATTAATGAATCGATCACATCATAATTCACGTCATATCGGAATGAATGCGCTCAAGAAGAGAGGGCGTTCTCACCGCTCAGCTTCTTTTTCCTTTGGCAAGCCGTTGCAAACTACTCATGCGGTATTCGCGGCTGATTGCGTTGATCTGTTAAGACGGCTTCCTAACGAGTCAGTTCAACTTATAGTTTGCGATCCCCCCTATAACATCGCAGCTGCGGACTGGGATAGCTATCCAGACTATGTTTCATGGGCAATTGACTGGCTCGTTGAGTCCAAGCGTGTGCTCGCAACTTCTGGGAGTTTAGTTGTTTTTGGCGGTATCCAATACCAAGGCGAAGCAGGTTCTGGCGATCTATTGTCGTTGCTTCACGAGATCCGGTCACGAAGATTATTCAATCTCGTTAATCTCATTATCTGGAACTATCCAAATGGTATGGGGGCTCAGCGGTTCTTCGCTAACCGTCATGAAGAGGTTGCCTGGTTTGCCAAGAGTTCCGAGTATTTTTTTGATCTTGATGCTGTTCGTGAGCCCTTTGATGCAGCTACAAAGCAGGCCTACCTAAAGGATAAGAGGTTGAGGCCCGAAAGTATCGAAAAGGGGAAAAATCCTACGAACGTATGGAGAATGAATCGCCTGAATGGTAACTCAAAGGAGCGCGTCGGGCACCCTACGCAGAAGCCAAGAGAGATAGTTGCCAAACTCGTAAAGGCGTTGTCGTTCGACGGGAGTTTGGTCCTAGATTTTTTTGCAGGTAGCGGCGTTACAAGTCGAGTTTGCGTAGAGCTTGGGCGACATAGCATATCAACAGACATTGATCCTGAAGTGACGAGTTTCTTTTCGAAGCAGATGACTGATTACACTTATCCTGACGGCACTTGTGATTTTAAAGTTCTGGGAGAGCATGATTTCCAACATCATCCAGTTTTCACTTCAGGCAGTCAGCCTAGTGGTGCAACTTAATTAGAAGCTCGAAGCGGTGCAAGCAGAGAGCACGACAATCACCGCGCTTTAAGATGCATACGCATTTTGGCCACTCGTACAGCGCCCAATTGAAAGCCGTCTGGGTAGGGAGTTAATTCCGAACAATGGTGGTTGGCGGCGAGCTGCTTGCATCGCAACAGCAACTTGAGGATGAGTCACGCGCGCTCGGCATCGCCAGATACCGACAGCAGCGAACCAAGTGGGCAGGCGTTCTCGGTGAAGGCGTCGATGAGGCGGACCTTCCGCCTGGACGGCGGCTTTTGCGGCTGGCCCTGCAGCCCACCATCATCGCCATCTCTGGGTTCTTCGAGGCCGCCAGAAAGGGCGCTTCAGGGCGCAAGCACAGCGCAATTCAGTTGTTGCAAGGTGCGGAGCCGGAGCCCTTGGCAATCCTTACCCTGCGGACCGCCATCCAAGGTGGGGTGCAACGACTCGTGTGGCAGAAGGCCGCCGTGAGCGTTGCCACAGCGGTCATGGGCCATATGGAGGCGGAAGCCTTTCGCAAGGCTAACGAAGGGGGGGCTGCGGGTCTCCAGAGGGGCTTGCGAAGGGCACAAGTTGTGAGCCAACGTAGACTGCGTTTGACCCGGGAGATTTACCGGCGGGAAGGCGCGGCGCTCGACTGGTCACAGCGCGACCGAGTGCTTGTCGGGTCCAAGCTACTCGAACTGGCCATCGAAGCGACTGGGCTGTTCGAAATGGTGCGCGTCGATGAGAGGTTTGGAAAGAAGCTTCGGACGCACTACCGGCTCGAGTTGACCGACAAAGCGGGTGAATGGCTTGAGCAGCAACATGCCCGCTGTGAGCTCCTTGATCCGGTTCCAATGCCCATGGTGGTCCCGCCATGTCCCTGGACTACTCCCTTCGATGGTGGCTATCTCGACTCACCCCCAGGGAATGCGATCGTCCGTCACCATACCCGACCTTACCTCGACGAACTCGAGAACATCGAGATGCCGCGCGTCTACAGCGCCATCAACACGATCCAGTCGACAGCCTGGAAAATCAATCGCCCAATCCTGACGACGATGCGGGCCCTTTGGGAAGGCGGCGGAACTCTTGGCGGCCTACCCCCTCGCGATGACGACCCGCTTCCGGCTAGGCCCGATCGATTTGATGAGGACGAGAGCGCCCGCCAGGAATGGAAGCAACGGGCGGCCAAGGTTCACGCAGTAAACGCACGCCGTAAGGGCAAGCGGCTCGCATTGATGCAAAAGCTCTGGGTGGCAGAAAAGCTGGCAGACTTCCCGGCGATTTATTTCCCGCACAGCATGGACTGGCGCGGACGAGTCTATCCAATCCCCGCAGGCGGACCCTCGCCTCAAGGCGACGACGTCGCTAAGGCTCTACTTACATTCGCCGCCGAGGAACCGCTGGGCGGTAATGGGGCGTACTGGCTCGCCATCCACCTGGCGAACCTGTTCGGGATCGATAGGGTAAGCTTCGCGGATCGCATCCGTTGGGTAGAACAGCACGAGGCCGCAATCCTGGATAGCGCTGCCGATCCGCTTGACGGGCAGCGCTTCTGGACGACGGCGGACAAGCCTTGGCAAGCCCTGGCCGCTTGCCTTGAGTGGGCTGGGTATCGTCGGGAAGGCGAAGCCTTCCGGTCTCATCTACCCATCGCGCTCGACGGTTCGAACTCTGGCTTGCAGCACTTCACTGCTCTCCTCCGGGATCCCCACGCTGCCCCCTGTGTAAACCTAGTCGACCAAGAGCGCCCCGGCGACCTGTACTCGATTGTCGCTGCCAGGGTGCAAGAGTTGGTCAACGCTTCAGATGATCCAGCTGCCCTGCCCTGGAAGGGTGACCGGGTGACCCGGAGGATCGTCAAGCGGCCTTGCATGACCTACGCCTATTCCGCGACCCGCTACAGCATGGCGAAGCAGGTCGAGGAGGTACTCGAGGAGCTCGATGAAGAGGCCGTTCAGGGCGGACGAGCCCCTTACGTCGGGCACTTTGATAATGAGCAGGCTGCCTTTTGGCTCGCTGGCATCCTCTACGTGCAAGTCGGAAAGGAAGTTCCTGCAGCGAGGCGCGCTATGGATTGGCTCCGCAAGGTCATCGCCCTGGTCAACAAGGTTGATCTGCCGCTCTGGTGGACGACCCCTGTGGGCCTCCCGGTCCTCCAGCGGTACCCGAGGGTTAAGTCTAGGTCCGTAGAGGTCACCATTAGAGGCAAGATCCATCAAATGCTTGTCGCAGGAGAGTATGGTAGTGCGAACCCCGCAGACTTCTTCGCCGACAGTAATGGACCTTGGAATGACGCGCGACAGGCGCTCTCGGGCATCGCTCCGAACTTTATCCATTCACTTGATGCCGCCCACTTGATGATGGTCGCCAATGACTGCGCAGAGCAGGGGATTGGTAGCCTCGCAGTTATCCACGACAGCTTCGGCACTCACGCCGGGAAGACCGACAAGCTGGTGACGATCCTTCGGGACTCCTTTGTCGACCTGTATGAAGGTGACCCACTGGCTGCATTCCGCGCTGCCGTACTGGAACAGCTGCAAATCGATCCCGAGATGGCGGAGCTGGTCCCGCCA comes from Novosphingobium ginsenosidimutans and encodes:
- a CDS encoding DNA-methyltransferase, translating into MNALKKRGRSHRSASFSFGKPLQTTHAVFAADCVDLLRRLPNESVQLIVCDPPYNIAAADWDSYPDYVSWAIDWLVESKRVLATSGSLVVFGGIQYQGEAGSGDLLSLLHEIRSRRLFNLVNLIIWNYPNGMGAQRFFANRHEEVAWFAKSSEYFFDLDAVREPFDAATKQAYLKDKRLRPESIEKGKNPTNVWRMNRLNGNSKERVGHPTQKPREIVAKLVKALSFDGSLVLDFFAGSGVTSRVCVELGRHSISTDIDPEVTSFFSKQMTDYTYPDGTCDFKVLGEHDFQHHPVFTSGSQPSGAT
- a CDS encoding DNA adenine methylase, which produces MATVQANLFDLEVEENDEYLRSQLITYIGNKRSLLPFIETGINYAKKKLGKEKIDFLDLFSGSGIVARLARRHAHTVRCNDLELYSHIVNSCYQANREEVDEVALHNEISRVQAHIKENFAPGFIAELYAPEEDDSIKPGERVFYTRRNAVFLDTFCRAIEDTPVGLKPFIVAPILSQASVHANTSGVFKGFYKNSKGVGQFGGTGRNALSRIMREIEVRPPVFSNFNCNAVLYNEDANQLVRDLECVDVAYFDPPYNQHPYGSNYFMLNLICDYQKPQEISKVSGIPTGWNRSRYNKRQHAEEALFDAVESVNAKFVLISYNSEGFVSHESFLSELVKIGDVSVMDTKYNTFRGCRNLSGRDIHVTEFLYLVDKR
- a CDS encoding DNA-directed RNA polymerase; its protein translation is MVVGGELLASQQQLEDESRALGIARYRQQRTKWAGVLGEGVDEADLPPGRRLLRLALQPTIIAISGFFEAARKGASGRKHSAIQLLQGAEPEPLAILTLRTAIQGGVQRLVWQKAAVSVATAVMGHMEAEAFRKANEGGAAGLQRGLRRAQVVSQRRLRLTREIYRREGAALDWSQRDRVLVGSKLLELAIEATGLFEMVRVDERFGKKLRTHYRLELTDKAGEWLEQQHARCELLDPVPMPMVVPPCPWTTPFDGGYLDSPPGNAIVRHHTRPYLDELENIEMPRVYSAINTIQSTAWKINRPILTTMRALWEGGGTLGGLPPRDDDPLPARPDRFDEDESARQEWKQRAAKVHAVNARRKGKRLALMQKLWVAEKLADFPAIYFPHSMDWRGRVYPIPAGGPSPQGDDVAKALLTFAAEEPLGGNGAYWLAIHLANLFGIDRVSFADRIRWVEQHEAAILDSAADPLDGQRFWTTADKPWQALAACLEWAGYRREGEAFRSHLPIALDGSNSGLQHFTALLRDPHAAPCVNLVDQERPGDLYSIVAARVQELVNASDDPAALPWKGDRVTRRIVKRPCMTYAYSATRYSMAKQVEEVLEELDEEAVQGGRAPYVGHFDNEQAAFWLAGILYVQVGKEVPAARRAMDWLRKVIALVNKVDLPLWWTTPVGLPVLQRYPRVKSRSVEVTIRGKIHQMLVAGEYGSANPADFFADSNGPWNDARQALSGIAPNFIHSLDAAHLMMVANDCAEQGIGSLAVIHDSFGTHAGKTDKLVTILRDSFVDLYEGDPLAAFRAAVLEQLQIDPEMAELVPPLPEKGDLDLTQIKQATYMFA
- a CDS encoding EcoRI family type II restriction endonuclease; this encodes MARKADLRLQRADTVINTRSKRQEKALDRAMRRVEAELSKKFPGIQLHHETEWKLKDVVERLRQSFPDVDFHYFFSTSAMRPDGGILSIVSKEGHRYPILIAEKKNQGTNDLRALEGKNKQARGNAIERLGKNVIGFRTAMNTEAIFPFVCFGDGCDFDDDSSILDRVVTIAQFGKLNVEHLHKQGSANEFERGTFYFRVAEWTEDEMAILSLQLAEKSVFYYYSKHGQNAFV